GCCTATCTGGCGAGCGCCTTTCGGGATGCGGCGAAGGCACCCATCTGCGCCGATGCAGCCTGCGCCGAGGCGGCAATTCGCGCACTAAAGGGCTCTGATCGCTCAAAACTCGCGGACTATGCGGCGTTTCACCTGGCAGACCTCGCTGCCCGTGACAACCAGACCGCCATTGCTCTCTCTCTCTTGCAGCAAATCTCGAACCCACCCGATAGCCTGCAGCGAAAAGTCTCGCTGCTCAAAGGCCGCTTGCTTCAGCTTGGCGGCCAGGCGCCGCAGAGCGCGCAGCTCTTTCGCGAACACCTCGAAAAGTTCAAAGACGGCGAGTCTCTGTATCTGGCCGCCGACGCTTTCGACCGGGCAGGTGATAAGTCAGCTGCGCTCGCCACGGCAATTCAGGGCCTCGAGCACCCCGAGGCAGATTTCGCGTTCGCCCAAAACGGACTGCACATTCGCAATCTTCTGGGGCAAGGTATCTACAGCATGAGTGCACCCGTTACCCGCATTCGCCTCATGGAGGCTCTGCGCGTCGCGAAAGACAAAGCGAGTGCGCACAAACTGTTTTCAGGTCTCGTAAACCAAAAGCTCTCGAAACACGACCGCGATCTCTTCGTGCACTACGGTTCACGGCTGATGATCGAAAAAGGCGATGCGCGTGCAGTTCAAAACCTGCTCGCTTCAGCTAGCGGCGATTTTTATGGTGAATCAGGTGAAAAGGCTGCACTCGATGTCTGTGAGCGCCTGTTAAAGAAGAAACAGTACGCTGCGGTTAACCATTTTTTTGCGACTGCCCCAGCGACGAAGAGCAAATTACAGTGCCAGCTGCGGCAGGCTCAGCGCTCGTCAGACTATTCTGCGAAGGCCCGCGGCATCGCTGCCGAATACATCACCTCTTTCGATGCCGAGTCGACCCTGGCAGAGCGCATTTTTCTGCGTTCGTGTCTGCCCGACAGGTCAAAATCGCGTTCGGGTGTGGATATCCCCTGTCTTGAAGAGCTGAAGCGTATCACGGCAGGTAAAGTTACCGGGGCCGGCGCGCGTTATTTCTTGGCGCGGCATTTTGACGCAACCGGCAATGCAGAGCAGGTAAAGGCGCTCGTCACAGAAATTGCGACGCAATATGCCGATGACTACTATTTCTATCGCCTGATCGAAAATCCGCTGGTGCTGCAGAAACAACTGATCGCGGCACCTGCCTCTGGTAACGAACGCTCTGCGCTGCTGACGGCGACGCTCATCAGCGCCGATCTCGCGCAAGCACGCGGCATTGAAGTCTTGAGTGACCTGCGCAAATTCACCGAGCGCACGCAGAAACGCCAGAAAAAACTCGACGGCCCTCTCGTCACTGCGGCGCTGCTTTTCGCAGCTGACAGCCGCGACGAGGCGCGCGAACTCTTGCGCAACCCCGAAAGGCTGATGGTCTATGAAAACCTCGTTGTTGTGGGCCAGGTCTCTGGCAAGAGCGACATTGCTCTTTTTGGGGTGAAGCAATGGCTGCGCGAACAGAAGCTACGACCGTTTCTTTATGAGATCCCCCTTGAAATGAGGCAGTTGCTCTACCCGACGACCTACGCAGCACACATTGAAAAATATGCGGCAAAAAACCGTGTCGAGGTTGCCGAAGTGCTCGCGCTCATTCGGCAAGAGTCGCAGTTCTTTGCAGGGGCGATCAGCCGCGCGAATGCCTTGGGGCTGATGCAGTTGTTGCCCTCGACAGCAAAGCTCGTCGCCGCGAAAGAAGGCCTTGAGCGATACAACCTGCTTCAACCCGAAGACAACATTCGCCTCGGCACTGCGTTCATGCGCGAGATCAAAGATTATTACTCAGCAGATTTCGTGGGCCTTGCGATCGCGTACAACGCGGGCCCGGGCCGGTATACACAGTGGAAAAAGAAGCTCGACCCTGAAGAGGCTGTTTTTGTCGAGCAGATACCGTTTCAAGAAACCTACCATTATGTACGCGTGCTGCTGAGCGACCGGGCGAAATACCGCGCGCTGCTGACAAACCCATGAACCAGAAAAAGATTTTGGGTGTCGCGCGCCACAGTGCGCTGTTTCGCTCGCTGAGCGACGCGCAGCTCAGCCGGGTGTTGAAGCACTTTCGGCTGCACCATCTGCAAAAAGGCGATTATCTGTTTCGCGCCGACCAGCATAGCCGCATGATGTATTTCGTCGTCGATGGCAAGTTGCGGGTCGAAAAAGTCATCGGCGCGGGCCAGCCGGTGCGCATCGCTTCGTTGCTTGCCGGCGACATCGTCGGTGAAGTCGCGATGCTCACAGGCGAACGCCATTCGGGGCAGGTGCGCGCGGTCACCGATGCGCATATCGCGGGCATCACCAAGAAAGAGCTTGATCCGCTGCTGAGGCATTACCCGTTATTGTTGCAGAATCTTATTCGCATCGAAGCGCTGAGGCTTCGGCACAACATCGTGCGCGAACCTAAGCTGAATCAAGAATTGGGATTCATATTGCATCTGTACAGTTGCACCCCTGCAGATTATCTGGCGGCAGAGCCCAACACTACCGCGGCGATCGCCGCGCAGAAACTCAAGAATTTCATGTTGTTTCCGCGCGAGTTCTTGAAGCGCGCAGGCGCGTCGACCGACGCGCTGCGCAAGGCGATTAGCCAGACCTTGATGAAGCACCCCTCGGCCTACCTGACCGTCAATGCGGCAACAACCGAGGGGCACCTAGTTAAGGCGCTCATTTCGATGGCTGACCGGTTGATCGTGACTTGCTCAGAAGACGAGGCTTCGGTCAAGACGGCTGAACTCTATTTGCGTCAGGCAGAACAAAAGGGCATGCAGTCCCAACTGCGGCCGATGGTGATAAATGTTCACCATGCTTCGCGCGACAACCTCACGACTTCGGAAATTGAGGCGAGGCTTAAACACAACGTGCGTTTCAGATTGAAACTAAGGCGCGACTATTGGGAAAACTCTGAATCGCCGGCGCTCAAAATTCAGGCGATGGCCATTGCAAGGTCGATCTGTGAAAACTCGCAGGGCATCGCATTCGGCGGTGGCGGCGCCCGGGCGCTCAGCGAGATTGGTGTGATCTCAGAGCTCGAACGACACCACATTGCATTCGACCATGTGTCAGGCACGAGCATGGGTTCGCTGGTTGCAGCGCTCTATGCGCAGGGACTCAATGCGCGCGAAATGAGCGAAAAGTTCAAAGAGTTCTTGCCGAGCGACAAAGGGTTACTGCGCTATAATCTGCCGTTTATTTCGTTCTTTCGCGACCGCAGCGTGAACCGCATTCTGCGGCGGGTCTTTGGCAATGCGCGCATCGAAGACCAGCCTCTGCCTCTGACAATTATCGCCGCCGATCTGATTTCAGGCCAGGAGATCAGGCTGACGCGTGGTCTCATTTGGCGCGCCGTGCGCGCGAGCATGAGCCTGCCGGTGGTTTTTCCCCCGGTGCGGTACCACGGGGCCTATCTCGTCGACGGTGGCGCGATCAACAATGTGCCGGGCAATGTCTTACGCGAACAGGGTGTCGAACGCGTGCTCGGCATCAACTGCACACCGCTCGAAGACAATTCCATTCGCGAATATCTGATCGAAACAAATCTCTTTCAACTTTTGAAGCCCGGCGACAAATTCTGGAACAACCTCAAGCGCGTATTCAAGGCATTGCGCCTTTTTGTGACACGCCCGCCGATTCTGCAAATCGCCAACCGCGCAATGATGCTCGAGGGCTCAGAGCTGATACGCCAGAAATCGCGCGAGTTTGATCTGCTGTTTAGCCCAGACGTTTCGCGTTTCGGTATGTTCGAATTCGACCGGCGAGAAGAAATCATTGATGCGGGGCGTGTTTACGCGCGTCTGCATGCCGCTGATCTGAAGAGAATTTTCCGTAAGAGTTAGGCCTTGGGCCTCACTCTTACGGATTATCTGATGCGTGTCTGCTGCAGGGTGAAGTCTGCGCCCGCAGACATCTTCTCGATTTCGAGCATCGTCTCGCGCGTCGTCTGCATTTTTTCTGAAACGGCCGTCACCTGCTTAGAGATGACCTCGGGCTCGAATACCTGCACAGACTGGTCGCGCAGGTAGCGCAGGGTTTCTTCAACCATTTCAATCTGTGCGAGAAACTTTTTCTTATTCGCCTCGGCCTCTTTCACCATCGCGGCGCGTTTCTCGACGAGCTCGATGCGGCGCTGCAGGGCGTCTTTGGTCTCTGCGGGTGCATCGGGCGCAAGCGCCGCGAGATCGCCCTTCAGTTTCGCGAGTTCGGCTTCGTGGCCCGAGCCTGCAACCTTTTGCATGTCGTCGAGCCGGCAATAGCCATTGAGCAGATGAATAAAATTGCTTTCGAGTTCGTCGAGGCCCGTCAGCATTGCTTCACCCGATTGCACAGAAGCTTTGCTGTTCTGGCGGGTGTTCTGTTTAATCTGGCGGATCAATTCTTCTGCCGGCGACATTTTGCTCTTGAGCGCCGAGCTTGAACCGTAGATCGCGTTTCTCAGCCGGCGAATCTCGTCTTTTTCGGCTTCACGGCCTTCGAGGGCACCCACGGCACGCTGAAATCGTTTGTTGGTCGCGGCCCCAATCAGAATGACCGTTTCGGCCGCAAAAAGTACGGGGTAGAATAGCGGCAATGACCAGCTGAAAAAAAGACCTGCAATCAGGCCAGCTCCCAGAAACAGCAGGTTGTACTTGTGCTTAAATGCGTGCCAGATGTACATCATACGATTACCTCTTTTGCGATTTCTGAAGCCAGTTTACCATCATATTGGCCGTCGTGGTTTGCCTTGAGGTATTTCATGGCCTCACCGATATTTTTCGCGCCCGATTTCTTCAGCGCCGCCCGCAGGTCGTCGGCGCTCATCTGCTGCGGCAGGTAAGAGAGCAATACCTCTTTTTCGACTTTGAATGCGTCGGCGCGGCTGGCGTCCATTTTACCCTGCGCGGCAAGCGCCAGGTTCTCTTCGACGCTCTTCAGAAACTGGCGCACGACTTTCAGAACGTCTGCGTCATTCGGCGCCCGGTGGCCGTCGTCGATTGCGATCGCCTTAACCTGCGAAAGTGCCGTCGTCAGAACCCCGGCCTTCACGGTGTCGCGTGCTTTGCGCGCCTCGAGGCTTTCTTTTTGCATACGTTCAAAGAGCATGTGTGAAAACCTGCCCTCCAGTGGGGATGTCAAGTGTAATGAATGTCGTGCCCGTGCGCTTCGGGCCATGCTGGGCCCGAAGCGCATAATTGGGCAGTTTATCCTTGACCTGATGAACGCGGCTATTTGGCGTGAACCGTGGTCTCGCATATCTATTTTGACCCGGCGCTTTCACGAATTACGCTCGAGTCGTTTCGTGATCAGGTCATCTTTGCGACGATCAACGACAACCTCGCGATCAAGCCGCGCACGGCAGACGAAGAGCACGCAGTTGTGTGGCTCGTGACTTCGTCTTCGCTGACTGAAAACGCGCAAGTTATCTCGAACTGGCTGCAGAAATACCCGCAGCACCGATCGCGCATTATCGTGCTCGGCGATCATGATTTTTCTGAGCTATTGTTCTCGCCGCTGAGCGAACAGCAGATTCACCTTTACCTGCCAGCGGGCATCAGCATGACACAGGTGCGTAAGGCCTGTGAATCGCAGATCAATGCCCTCTACGCAGAATACGACCGGCTGAGCCTGCAAGAAAAGCTCGCCAACAGTTATATTGAAATTCGGCGTCTCACGGCAGTCGGTCAGGCGCTTGCCACCGAACGCGATTTCGACCGCCTCATTGAACTGGTATTGAATTCGGCGATAGAACTCACCAGCGCCGACGGCGGGTCGATTTACCTCAGCGAGAAGCACGGCAGCGGCGACAAACCCACGCACATACGTTTCAAGAAGTCGGCGATGCAGCTCGATGCGGGCGAATTTCTGCTGCCGATCGACAAAAAGTCGATTGCCGGTTACGTGGCGCTCACCGTCGAGCCGCTCTTGATCGACGACGTGCACAATCTGCCGGTCGACGCCGGCTACACGTATAACTCAGAATACGACAAAGCGCACCACTATTACACCAAGTCGATGATGGTGATTCCGATGAAGAACCATCACGAAGAAGTGATCGGCATTATTCAGCTGATTAACCGCAAGCGCGACGCCGATGCGAAACTGACCCTCGCTGAACTCAAAGGCGATGCCGTCATGTCGTTCACGCGCAAAGACTATTCACTCGTGAGCGCGATGGCAGGGCAGGCGGCGGTGGCGATAGAGAACAACCAACTGCTGCAAGACATTCAGAATCTGTTCGAGGGTTTTGTCAAAGCTTCGGTAACGGCAATTGAACAGCGCGACCCGACGACGAGTGGTCATTCGTTTCGCGTCGCCGACTATGCGGTGAATATCGCGATGGCGGTGAACCGCGACACGGGCGCGCGCTTTAATTCAGTGCGATTCACGCGCAACCAGATTCAAGAGCTGCGCTACGCTTCGCTGCTGCACGACTTTGGTAAGGTCGGTGTGCGAGAAGACGTTCTCGTAAAAGCGAAGAAACTCTACCCGAGTCAGCTCGAGCTGATTCGCTGGCGGTTCCATTTCATAAAAAAAGACGTTGAGGCGGGCGTGTTGCGTAACATGCTTGCAGAACTTAAAAAATCCCCCGCTGAGAAGTGGCCCGAAATCGAGGCGCGGCACGAGCTTGAATTGCAAAAGAATCTGCTAGAAGCCGAAGAGATGTTCTCGGCGATTCTTTCGGCGAACGAACCGACTGTGCTCGCTGCCGGTTCATTCGACTTCTTGAAAAAAATCGCCGAGCGCAAGGTGAAACTTTCGGCTGACCATGCGGTGCCCTATCTGCACGACAATGAACTCGTGATGCTCTCTATCCGCAAAGGCACTCTCGACGAACAAGAGCGGCAAGAGATCGAGTCGCATGTGACGCACACCTATAATTTTCTGCGGCAGATACCGTGGACGCCGAACCTGCGCTGGGTGCCCGAGATCGCGTATGGCCACCACGAAAAACTCAACGGCAATGGGTATCCGCTCAAGCGGCGCGACCCTGAGATTTCGCTGCAGACGCGCATGATGACGATTGCCGACATCTACGATGCGCTGACCGCCTGGGACAGGCCGTACAAAAAAGCGATACCGCCCGAGAAGGCGATCGACATTCTCTGGATGGAAGTCAAAGACGGCCACGTCGACAGCGAACTTTTGAACGTGTTTATCGACGCGAAGGTCTACGCACGCATCGACGAACTGCGCGCGGTCGAAAATCGTTAGCAGGTGCAAGCTTTACCGGTTCACCCTTTCCTTCGCGGCGTTGTCGCGAAAGCTTTTGTCACGGGCCATGCAAGCGCCGACACCTATCGGGTGATGCCGAGTGTCTACACGGTTATCGGCTTTCAGTTCGAGGGGCGCATCGACCACGTTTCTGAAAACCGTGCGCTCAGTATATTCGGTGTTACGGGAATTCTCGACAAGTGGCGCGAGTTTCGCAGCGAGCCGAAGACAGAATCGCTGCTGCTGTTTTTCGAACCGGGTGGCTTTTACCGTCTTTTTGGCGCGGTCGCGGGTGAACTCGGCAGCGCGAGCCTGGCGATGCACGATGTCGTGCCTTCGCGCGTGACGCGGGGCATCAGCGAAATTCTCGAAACGGGCAAAGAGCTTTCACAGAAATGGCAGCGCGTGCAGCATTTACTTCTGCAACTTTTGTCTCGTGACCTGTCGCCTGAAGCTATGGGTGCGCTCTACCATTTGCAGACGAACCGCGGTGAACGCCGTATAAGCCAAATCGCAAAAGACCTCGCGGTGAGCCCCCGAACACTCGAGCGCCGTTTTGCCGCCCAAATCGGTGCCTCGCCCAAACACCTCGCACGCATCATGCGCTGGCGCGAGGCGATGCAAAATCTCAGTCGCGCCAGAGCGGGCAAGTTTTGCCGGGCTGTTTCAGGCGGTCTGGTACCTGATTGAGGCGCACAGCCACACCGAAGAGAGCGTCACCTTTGCCGAACTCGACCTGCGGGTGCCGGGCGCGAGTGCAACGCTCATGGCCGAACACCGCGAACTCGACCGCGCATACGAAAACCTGAAGCGCGCATTCGAGGCCGAAGCGCACGTGGCAGAGCCTGAAAAATTCGCCGCTGATCTGAACCGTTTCAGCGCCGCGTTCCAGACCCACATGAACCGCGAAGAAGACGAGCTCGAACCCATGGTTTGGGCGCATTTCAGCGACGAAGAGATACATGAGCACCGCCGCCGCATCATGGCAGCCGACGGCCCCGAGAAGCTGCTCAAATATTTTCGCTTCGTTTTCTTCGCGCTGAATGAACAGCAAATCGCAGGCATGCTCGGGCGGCTCAAGGCCATGTTTCCCGAAGATGCCTACCGACGGGCCGAAGAGCTTGCCGCAGCCGCCAGCAAGCGCCGGCACATGCGTCTCTGAAATCTATTTACCATGCGATGCCGCTCGCCGCGGTATCCCATGGAAATTCTACTCAAAGCGGGCGCAGTGTTCATGATCATCGCGCTCGCACTCGCATGGTTGCTCGTCGCGGTAAAATACCTTGGCCTTTTCGGCGGATTCATCACGAACGCAAAATATCTACTCAGTGCACACCTCGACTACATCTTTATGGCGATTCTAAACTGGCTCACCTTCGCGCTCTTCAACCAACTACACCTACCCGCAGCAAAAGAAATGCTGTGGCTGATCGTCGCCGGCTCAGCGCTCAACCCGGCGCTCTTCGTGTTCTTATCGATTAAACCCGACGTGAAGAAGTCGATCTTCTCACCCTTCGGCATGGCCTCGGGTTTTTCTTTCACGCTGACGAGCGCCGGTTACGGGTGGGCGGCCTTGGTGGTGGGTGGATTTTTGTAGGGGTGTTGCGGGGAAAACTAGTTGGCTGCCATAAGCGAGGAACATATGAATCACTTTAAAATGCGAAATCTAACGAGTAAAGCCATGTTTCTCGGCGTTTTAGCCCTGGCATATTGGCTTTTAATTTTCGTCACCATAAATGTTTTTGATTTGAAGATATTTCGTGAGAAACTGACGGAGCTATTTGCCTTTAGCATTCTGGGTATTTTGGCTCTAATAGCCGCGTCCTTTCTGTTCAATATCGTTTCAAATCTTACAATAATCGCAGATTCAGTACATAAGGACACAAAAAGCGAAATTGCAGCTTCTAAATTTCATTACGGTTGGTACCTGATTTCTATGCCAATCGTCATATTGCTTTTGTTCTCCGGGCACTGGCTTACCGTTAAGAAGAAGGAGTCTCTCTTACTGCGAAATGCCGAAGAAATTACCAAAAAGTACGAAGTTGATTTTAACACACTTTTAGACTATAAATTCTCAGAAAAATACCTGAAAACGGCTAGAAATTCCCTTTACTTAATGAGTAAGTTCGACGAACATTTTCCTGAGGTTTCAATAGTTTTCCAAGTTTCTCATAAAGGAAAGCAACTGTTTGTCTGCTTTGATAGCCAATCGAGGTGGTCAGAACATGACACAAATGAGGAAACTGACCACATTTGTCGGACCGGAAAAAATGAACGAGCATATATGAATAAAATCTTCACTAATGCTGAGAAGCTTCCACCACTATTTGAGTCAAATGCAGGGCATTATAAGCTGTTTTATCCAGTCAAACAGGCAGGTCGTACTGGTGTATTGGTTCTCTCTGATTATCAGAGGTACGGGAAAATTGGCTCTTGACGCTTACGGCAGCCAACAAAATTTACCTGCTGCGCTCCCTGCGGTGCTCCGGGTTTTGCGGCGCAAAACCCCGGCTCCACCGAAGACGGAGACTCGCCTACGGCTCGTCACGCGTGCTCTGAAGACAGAGACCCGAAGACGGGTCACGGCCCTATGCGCCAAAGATGCCTTCGTCGCACAAGCGGGACGCTTGTTTTGTGCTCCACCTAGGACGGAGACTCGGCTTCGCCTCGTCGCCGGCAGGCGCTTCGGGCACATTTGATGACGCAAAATGGCTTTACCGGTTGAAATAATGACACAGGCGTCATCAAGCGTCAGGTAAATTCCACGTTGTGCGAAACTCCCTACCTTATGAGCATACTCACTAATGACGGTAATTATGACCCAGAAGGTGTCTTCGAACTATTTAAAAAATTTGACCTTGGTTTGCGCGGTTTAGACCCAGGCGGCAAATTCCACGTCGAAATTTGCAGTCAGTTCTATGTGAAGTATTTAGTTCAGTTTAGAACCCTAATTGACTTTACCCGAGGGCAAAAGATTCGGTTAGAAAACGAGGAATACTTGATATACGATTCTTATTCAAGCCTATCAATTTCGCGCGCGCTACTTGAGAATTTTCTCAATTTTGCCTATATCTATACGACACCGAAAAGTGAGCCTGAAACAGTTTTTCGCTTCAATTGCTGGCATTTAAAGGGACTAATTGAACAAGTTTCTACCGTCGAATACAGACCAAATATGCGCGATAATCACGGCAAATCAATTGCTGCGACAGAAGCGAAGATTGCCAATTTGGTTGCTGAATTATCGGCAGATCCCATTTTTAAGGCTTTGCCTGAAGATAGAAAGAAGAGAATTCTGAACGGCAAAGGCTGGCAGGTAATGAAGAGGACAGAAATTGCCCAGGCGGCGGGAATCAATGCAAGCGTTCTCAAAA
The sequence above is a segment of the Turneriella parva DSM 21527 genome. Coding sequences within it:
- a CDS encoding lytic transglycosylase domain-containing protein, producing the protein MLSKGILFAASCYLLVCCGRTSAEANLLHEYADLPGGQGVNYLSEYARAQRLKSPADRPLQQQAYLASAFRDAAKAPICADAACAEAAIRALKGSDRSKLADYAAFHLADLAARDNQTAIALSLLQQISNPPDSLQRKVSLLKGRLLQLGGQAPQSAQLFREHLEKFKDGESLYLAADAFDRAGDKSAALATAIQGLEHPEADFAFAQNGLHIRNLLGQGIYSMSAPVTRIRLMEALRVAKDKASAHKLFSGLVNQKLSKHDRDLFVHYGSRLMIEKGDARAVQNLLASASGDFYGESGEKAALDVCERLLKKKQYAAVNHFFATAPATKSKLQCQLRQAQRSSDYSAKARGIAAEYITSFDAESTLAERIFLRSCLPDRSKSRSGVDIPCLEELKRITAGKVTGAGARYFLARHFDATGNAEQVKALVTEIATQYADDYYFYRLIENPLVLQKQLIAAPASGNERSALLTATLISADLAQARGIEVLSDLRKFTERTQKRQKKLDGPLVTAALLFAADSRDEARELLRNPERLMVYENLVVVGQVSGKSDIALFGVKQWLREQKLRPFLYEIPLEMRQLLYPTTYAAHIEKYAAKNRVEVAEVLALIRQESQFFAGAISRANALGLMQLLPSTAKLVAAKEGLERYNLLQPEDNIRLGTAFMREIKDYYSADFVGLAIAYNAGPGRYTQWKKKLDPEEAVFVEQIPFQETYHYVRVLLSDRAKYRALLTNP
- a CDS encoding patatin-like phospholipase family protein — encoded protein: MNQKKILGVARHSALFRSLSDAQLSRVLKHFRLHHLQKGDYLFRADQHSRMMYFVVDGKLRVEKVIGAGQPVRIASLLAGDIVGEVAMLTGERHSGQVRAVTDAHIAGITKKELDPLLRHYPLLLQNLIRIEALRLRHNIVREPKLNQELGFILHLYSCTPADYLAAEPNTTAAIAAQKLKNFMLFPREFLKRAGASTDALRKAISQTLMKHPSAYLTVNAATTEGHLVKALISMADRLIVTCSEDEASVKTAELYLRQAEQKGMQSQLRPMVINVHHASRDNLTTSEIEARLKHNVRFRLKLRRDYWENSESPALKIQAMAIARSICENSQGIAFGGGGARALSEIGVISELERHHIAFDHVSGTSMGSLVAALYAQGLNAREMSEKFKEFLPSDKGLLRYNLPFISFFRDRSVNRILRRVFGNARIEDQPLPLTIIAADLISGQEIRLTRGLIWRAVRASMSLPVVFPPVRYHGAYLVDGGAINNVPGNVLREQGVERVLGINCTPLEDNSIREYLIETNLFQLLKPGDKFWNNLKRVFKALRLFVTRPPILQIANRAMMLEGSELIRQKSREFDLLFSPDVSRFGMFEFDRREEIIDAGRVYARLHAADLKRIFRKS
- a CDS encoding GatB/YqeY domain-containing protein; the encoded protein is MLFERMQKESLEARKARDTVKAGVLTTALSQVKAIAIDDGHRAPNDADVLKVVRQFLKSVEENLALAAQGKMDASRADAFKVEKEVLLSYLPQQMSADDLRAALKKSGAKNIGEAMKYLKANHDGQYDGKLASEIAKEVIV
- a CDS encoding HD domain-containing phosphohydrolase; the protein is MVSHIYFDPALSRITLESFRDQVIFATINDNLAIKPRTADEEHAVVWLVTSSSLTENAQVISNWLQKYPQHRSRIIVLGDHDFSELLFSPLSEQQIHLYLPAGISMTQVRKACESQINALYAEYDRLSLQEKLANSYIEIRRLTAVGQALATERDFDRLIELVLNSAIELTSADGGSIYLSEKHGSGDKPTHIRFKKSAMQLDAGEFLLPIDKKSIAGYVALTVEPLLIDDVHNLPVDAGYTYNSEYDKAHHYYTKSMMVIPMKNHHEEVIGIIQLINRKRDADAKLTLAELKGDAVMSFTRKDYSLVSAMAGQAAVAIENNQLLQDIQNLFEGFVKASVTAIEQRDPTTSGHSFRVADYAVNIAMAVNRDTGARFNSVRFTRNQIQELRYASLLHDFGKVGVREDVLVKAKKLYPSQLELIRWRFHFIKKDVEAGVLRNMLAELKKSPAEKWPEIEARHELELQKNLLEAEEMFSAILSANEPTVLAAGSFDFLKKIAERKVKLSADHAVPYLHDNELVMLSIRKGTLDEQERQEIESHVTHTYNFLRQIPWTPNLRWVPEIAYGHHEKLNGNGYPLKRRDPEISLQTRMMTIADIYDALTAWDRPYKKAIPPEKAIDILWMEVKDGHVDSELLNVFIDAKVYARIDELRAVENR
- a CDS encoding AraC family transcriptional regulator, translated to MQALPVHPFLRGVVAKAFVTGHASADTYRVMPSVYTVIGFQFEGRIDHVSENRALSIFGVTGILDKWREFRSEPKTESLLLFFEPGGFYRLFGAVAGELGSASLAMHDVVPSRVTRGISEILETGKELSQKWQRVQHLLLQLLSRDLSPEAMGALYHLQTNRGERRISQIAKDLAVSPRTLERRFAAQIGASPKHLARIMRWREAMQNLSRARAGKFCRAVSGGLVPD
- a CDS encoding hemerythrin domain-containing protein, with protein sequence MPRPNTSHASCAGARRCKISVAPERASFAGLFQAVWYLIEAHSHTEESVTFAELDLRVPGASATLMAEHRELDRAYENLKRAFEAEAHVAEPEKFAADLNRFSAAFQTHMNREEDELEPMVWAHFSDEEIHEHRRRIMAADGPEKLLKYFRFVFFALNEQQIAGMLGRLKAMFPEDAYRRAEELAAAASKRRHMRL
- a CDS encoding DUF5677 domain-containing protein; protein product: MSILTNDGNYDPEGVFELFKKFDLGLRGLDPGGKFHVEICSQFYVKYLVQFRTLIDFTRGQKIRLENEEYLIYDSYSSLSISRALLENFLNFAYIYTTPKSEPETVFRFNCWHLKGLIEQVSTVEYRPNMRDNHGKSIAATEAKIANLVAELSADPIFKALPEDRKKRILNGKGWQVMKRTEIAQAAGINASVLKTYFIHASAYAHTDSISLLQNYKAGMKRHKDLADHASTFIAMITVKFLWDLIGLFPTAKMHFPDTELAHIRVSAEQLARVR